One Polaribacter reichenbachii genomic window, GCACCCATCATTAGCTCAAGAATAGTTTTTAAGACCTCACAGGTTTTCAAAACCTGTGAGGTCTGTTTCATATAGCTTCCTGTAAGGTTTCTAAAACCTTTTAGGTGTTTGAAAAAGAATTAGTAAAAGAAAGAAAATATGCTGGCAAACAAGTTGCGTTAGCGATTGAAATGGCATCCTTTTTTCTTTTTCAGAAATAAGATATAATGTAAAGCGCGACCTTTAGGTAACGCCCAAATAATAAAATATTAACTAGATACTGAAACAAGTTCAGCATAAATGAAAATTACAGATCATATTAAAAAAGCAGACGGAAAAACATTATTTTCTTTTGAAATTATTCCGCCAAAAAAAGGAAATAATATTCAAGATTTATACAATAATATAGATCCGTTAATGGAGTTTAATCCGCCTTTTATAGACGTAACCACATCTAGAGAAGAGTATGTTTATATAGATAAAGGCAATGGTTTATTAGATAGAAAAATTACCAGAATGCGTCCAGGAACTGTGGGTATTTGTGCTGCAATTAAACATAAATATAATGTAGATACTGTGCCTCATGTTTTGTGTGGTGGTTTTACTAAAGAAGAAACTGAATATGTTTTGGTAGATTGCCAATATTTAGGGATTGATAATGTTATGGCTTTAAGAGGTGATGCTATGAGTCATCAAAAATATTTTAAACCTAATGAAGGTGGTAATCATTTTGCAAAAGACTTAGTAGCCCAGATAAATGATTTAAATAGCGGAAAATACTTGCATAATGTTGTTGAGGCTGATAAATCTTCTGATTTTTGTATTGGTGTTGCTGGTTATCCAGAAAAGCATCTAGAAGCACCTTCTTTACAAACGGATTTAAAACGTTTAAAAGAAAAGGTTGATGCTGGTGCAGATTATGTAGTTACACAGATGTTTTTTGATAATCAAAAGTATTTTGCGTTTGTAGATGCTGCTAAAAAAGCAGGTATTAATGTGCCAATTATTCCAGGTATTAAGCCAATTGCAGTAAAGCGTCATTTACAATTATTGCCACAGGTTTTTAGAATTGATATTCCAGAACCTTTAATTACAGAAGTAGAAAAATGTAAAACTAATAAAGACGTTCGTAAAGTTGGTATTGAGTTTGCGATTCAGCAATCTAAAGAATTATTGGCTGCAGGTGTACCGGTTTTACATTATTATTCTATGGGTAAAAGCGATAATGTTCAGGCAATTGCATCTGAGTTATTTTAACCCAATTTTTATCTGTTAAAAAGTTATATTCTATATGTTAAATTTATATTTAAAGTTGTAAGCATAAACACAATTGATACACAAATAGTAAAAAGCGATTTTTTTAAAAATGGTATCGTAAATAAAATGTTTACTTTTGTAACCTAAAAAAGAAATAACAATCTAAAAAAAATATAAAAATGGCATTAGAAATAACAGACGCAAATTTTGATGAAGTAGTATTAAAATCAGACAAACCAGTATTAGTAGATTTTTGGGCAGCTTGGTGTGGACCTTGTAGAATGGTTGGGCCAATTGTTGATGAAATTCACGCAGAATACGATGGTAAAGCTGTAGTTGGTAAAGTTGATGTTGATGCAAATCAAGAATTTGCTGCAAAATATGGTGTAAGAAATATACCAACTGTTTTAATCTTTAAAAACGGAGAAGTTGTAGACAAGCAAGTAGGTGTAGCACCTAAAAATGTTTACACAGGTAAAATAGATGCTGCTATTTAGTAGTTTATATTTTATAATAGCATAAAGGTTTGGCTAACGTCAAACCTTTTTTTATTTTAGAACTTTTTTATTTTTAGGTTGCAAAAAACAATGTTGCTATGTGTTAAACCAAAATTATTTTTAATGAATAAATACATCTTTTTTTTGTGCTTTCTTTTTTTTATTTCTTGTGATAAAATAGAAGATGAATCAAAATCTAAAGTAGAAACAGGTATTTCTCTTGAACTAGCCAAATACAGAAAACTGCAAATTTCTGATGTTGTTTATAATTTACACTTTAAAATACCAGAAGAAAAACAAGCTGCTATAGCCTCTAGATTGCAAATGCTTTTTAAGGTAAACGATTTAAAAGAAAACTTTCTATTAGATTTTAATGAAGAAGCTACTAAACTTAAATCGTTAAATATAAATGGAAAAACGGTTGAAATAAATGCATTTAATGAGCATATTATTATTGATAAAACAGACTTAGTTTTAGGTAATAATACACTTGAAATTTCTTTTGATGCTGGTGAACAATCTTTAAATAGAAATGATGAGTTTTTGTACACGCTTTTAGTGCCAGATAGAGCAAGTACATTGTTTCCTTGTTTAGATCAACCAGATATTAAAGCAAAATATAATTTAAGAATTACAGCTCCAAAAGATTGGAAGGTTTTAGCTGGTGCTTTTGAAGAAAGTGCTATAGAAGTTGGTGATTTTATAGAACATACTTTTGCAACTTCAGATTTAATGAGTACTTATTTGTTTTCTTTTGTAGCTGGTAAGTTTACAGAAGAAACTAAAAATCCTGGTGCTTTTGACATGCGTTTTTTATACAGAGAAAACAGCAAAGAAAAGATTGACGAAAGTGTAGATAGAGTTTACAAAATTCATCAAAATGCTATCGATTTTTTAGAAGATTATACAGCTGTAGATTTCCCATATCAAAAAATGGATTTTGCTGCAATTCCGCCTTTTCAATATGGAGGGATGGAACACGTTGGTGCAATTCAGTACAGACAATCTTCTTTGTTTTTAGATAAAAATGCAACTCAAAATCAGAAATTAGGAAGAGCAAAATTAATTGCCCACGAAACATCGCATATGTGGTTTGGAGATTTGGTTACAATGCGTTGGTTTAATGATGTTTGGATGAAAGAGGTTTTTGCTAATTTTATGGCAGATAAAATTGTAAATCCTGTTTATCCAGAGATAAATCATACGTTAAGTTTTATGATGTCTCATTACCCAAGTGCTTACTCAGAAGATAGGACAAAAGGTACAAATCCTATTCGTCAAAACTTAGACAATTTAAAAAATGCAGGTTCTTTATATGGTAGAATTATCTACAATAAAGCACCAATTATGATGCGTCAATTAGAAACTTTATTAGGTAAAGATGCTTTTCAAGAAGGAATTCAAGATTATATAAAAACCTATAAAAATTCTAATGCAGATTGGGAGGAATTGGTTGCTATTTTAGATGAAAAATCTACAGATGATATTAAAACTTGGTCAGATGTTTGGGTAAATTCATCAGGTAGACCAATTTTTACTGAAGAAATTGAATACAATTCAAGAGGACATGTTACGAAATTCATCCTTCATCAAAATGCAGAAGATGGTTCAGATAAAATTTGGACACAATCTTTTAAAATACAATTAAGAGATGCAAGAGGTTTTATAAAGAACATCAACATAAAAAATATGGGCAAATCTTTTGATGTTACAGAAGCTGTGAAAGGTTTTAAACCTGGGCAAATTTTGTACAATACAAACGGATTTGGTTATGGCGTTTTTCCTATTTATAAAGACGAAGTTTATACCTATAAAGATGTAAAAGATGAGGTTTCTAGAGGATATCAGTTCATAAATTTATATGAGAATATGTTAATTGGTGAAATCGCCCCTATTGAAGTATATAAATTTTATTTAGAGGATGTTAGACAAGAAAATAATGAGCTGATTTTAGGATATATAACCAATGGTTTAAATACAATTTTCTGGAAATTTTTAAATGAAAAACAAAGAGAAGATTGGTTGCCGATTACAGAAAAAGTATTAAAAGAAACTTTGTCTAAAAACAAACCTAAAAATATTAAGAAAATAGTATATAATTTGTTATCTAAAGTGGGCTATAATAAATCTTCTCAGAAAACATTATACGCACTTTGGAGCAAAGAAGGTGAAGTTGAAAATCTCTTTTTAAATGAAAATGATTACACTGCTTTAGCAATGAAGTTAGCTATTTACGAGCATCCAAAATCAAAAGAAATATTAGAGCAACAATTAATAAGAATATCTAACCCAGATAGAGCAAAACGATTTAGTTGGCTTTTACCATCTTTAGCACCAAAATCTACAGATAGAGATCTATTTATGACATCGCTTTTAGATAAAGAAAACCGACAAAATGAATCTTGGGTATTGGCTGCTTTAAATAATATTCATCATCCTTTAAGGCAAACTGCAGCGTCTAAACATTTAAGACCAATGTTGGCTAAATTAGAAGAAGTACAACTTACAGGTGATATTTTCTTCCCAAAAAGATGGTTAACATCGTCATTTGGGCATTACTCATCTATAGAAGCCAATGATATTGTAGAAGAATTTAGAAGAGAAAACCCTAATTATAATCCTGTTTTAATCAATAAATTATTGCAAAGTACAGATGATAGTTTTAAAGCAGAAAAAATTAGAAAAGTAGAATGAAACTCTCTGAAGTAAAATCATCAGAAATTAAAAATCTAGATTTGTTGGCAAAACAAGTGGTAGAAGGTTTTATTACGGGGATTCATAAAAGTCCGTTTCACGGATTTTCTGTAGAGTTTTCTGAACATAAATTATACAATAAAGGCGAAAGTACACGTCATATAGATTGGAAATTATTTGCCAAAACAGAAAAGCTCTACACCAAAAAATACGAAGAAGAAACCAATTTAAGATGCCATATCATTATCGATAATTCTGCTTCTATGCATTATCCTATAGTAAAAAAGCAGACAATTAACCAATTAAATAAAGTAGGTTTTTCGGCAATTGCAGCAGCTTCTTTAATGGAAATTCTAAAAAGACAAAGAGATGCTGTGGGTTTAAGTATTTATTCTGATAGGTATGAATATTATGCTCCAGAAAAAGGAAGTGAGCGCCACAGAAAAATGTTATTGAATCAATTAGAGCAATTGTTGGTTTCAAATTCTACATCAAACACAGAAACTTATCAATATTTACACGAGATTGCAGAAAAGATTCACAGAAGATCTTTAATTTTTTTGTTTACTGATATGTTTCAAACCTCTAAAGAAGATGAAGTGCTTTTTGATGCATTAAGACATTTAAAATATAATAAACACGAAGTCGTTTTGTTTCATACTTATGATGAAAAAACAGAAGTCGGTTTTAATTTTGATAATGCCCCAAAGAAATTTGTAGATGTAGAAACTGGCGAAGAAATAAATGTTTTTGCAGAGAATGTACAAGAAAAATATAAAGAATTAGCTCAGTCATATTTTAAAAGTTTGAAAAATAAATGTTTACAATATAAAATTGATTATGTTCCTTTAGATATTAACAAAGGCTACAATGATATTTTAACAGCTTATTTACTTCAAAGAAAAAAAAATAAATAATTTTTTTAATTTATGCTTGCAGATCTAAAAAACTGTATTATATTTGCAACCGCTAAAAGCAACGGTCTGGTAGTTCAGCTGGTTAGAATACCTGCCTGTCACGCAGGGGGTCGCGGGTTCGAGTCCCGTCCAGACCGCGAAAAGCACTTCATTTTTGAAGTGCTTTTTTTGTTTTATAAAAATCTTCACAAATTTTAGGTTTAGAACCATTTCTTTCAAAATTTAGGTAAAATGATGCATAAATAAGTTAAATATTAATTTGATGTTCTTTAATTTTTGAGAAACTTTGTTACCATATGAAGTACAAGAAAAGATTTTTAAATAACTGCATCAATAAATGTTTGCTTTTAATTGGTTTTATAGGTTTTTCTATAAGTATACAAGCTCAAAATAGCGGAATTAAAGGTATAGTTACAGATAATCAAAAAATACCTTTAGAAATGGTTTCTGTGGCAATTTTAAGTCCTAAAGATTCTACTTTTTTAAGTTATGCTACTACAGATTTAAAAGGAATATTCCATTTACAAGATGTGCCAAAAGATACAGTTATAATTCAGTTGAATTTATTGGGTTTTACACAGTATTCTAAAAAGTTGGTTTATAACAATAGTTTAATCGATTTAAAAACGATTGTCTTAGAAGATGATGTTAGTAGTTTAGATGAAATTGTAATAGCTGCTGTTGTTCCTATTCAAATAAAAAAAGATACCGTAAGTTATAATGCTAATTCTTTTAAAGTAAATCACGATGATAATATTGAGGGTTTATTAGGTAAACTACCAGGTATGGAGATTGAGGATGGTAAAATAATATCTCAAGGAAATGCTGTTACCAAAATAATGATTGATGGTAAAGAATTCTTTGGTGGTGATCCATCCATCGTATTAAAAAATATTTCTGCAGATGCAATTGCAAAAGTAGAGGTAATTGATAAAAAAAGTGACGAAGCAGAACTTACAGGTGTAAGTGATGGTAACAAACAAATTGTAATTAATTTTACTTTAAAAAAGACGAAAAAGAATCGTGGTTTTGGTAAAGTGTCAGGAGGTTTAGGTTTAGATAATCGTTATTTTGGTAATGCAAATTACAATCAATTTAATTCTAAAACGCAACTATCTGTAATTGGTAAATTCAATAATATTAACATTACAGGTTCTAATATTCAGGGTTTTTTAGAAAATGCAGATGGTGTTGCAGATGAATCTGAAGATGATACCAATGATAATTTTAATATTAAACAGAAGAGTTTAAGTGGTTTTTTAGAAACCAAAGTTACTGGTGTACATTATGGTAGAGAGCTAAAAAAGCGAGAATCTTTAAATGCAGATTATTTTTACAATGCATCAGAAAATAGCGGAATTTCAGAAACCAACAGAATAAATTTTACAAATACTAATAACTTTAATTTCAAATCCACTAACGATTATTTAAATACTACAAACAATCATAATTTCAATTTTAATTACGAAAACAAAGCCAATAAAACCCATACAATAAAGCTTCGTGGTCGTTTTTATACAGATGATAGAAATTATAATTTAGACAGAAAAGGTGTTTACGAGAATGAAAATAATGAGATAGTAACAGAGAATAATCTATTATCAAACAATACTACTTTTAAAAAATATGGGAATATAAATTTTAATCTTTACAGGCGTTTGCTAAAAAAAGGAAGAAGTTTTAATACAGGTTTTAATTGGGTTGTAAATAATTACGATAGAGAAAATGATCAACACACTTTTATCACCAGAAATATTAATACAGATACACCTGTTTATCAAGAAATAATTGCGTTAAGAGATGAAGAGAGTAGCTCTAGTAATTTTAACTTAAGATTTAAATATACAGAACCACTAGGAGGTAATCATTATTTAAATGCAGAGGTTAATGCTAGTTTTTATGATGTAGATGAAAGTACAGATCAATCCAGAACAACGATAAAAACAACAATAGAAGAAGATTTTATAAAGTTCGATTATACATTTTTTCAGAATATAATGCGAACTAAACTTTTTCATAGTTACAATACGCCTAAAATTAATATTTCTACAACAATGGAGTTGTATAATTTAAGGAGAGAGTTTGGTCAAGAAATCGACCAAATTTATACCAAAGAAAAATTGTATGTAACTCCATCTTTTTTCTTTCAATATAAACCCAATAGAGGAGAAAAGCTTAGGTTTACCTATAGAAGAGTAATTAGAGCTCCAAGACCACGTGAAACAAATCCGTTTATTAACGATTTAAGTCCGTATTTTATCAGAACAGGTAATGTAGATTTACAACCAGAAAAAGTGCATTCTTTTGTTTCTTTTTACAATGTTAACAGTTCAAATTCATCTATAAATTTTAATACAAGACTGCAATATAATTATTCTACGGATGCAATTATTAGAAGTTATACGATAGATGATGATTATATTAGAACCAGCAGTTATCAAAATAATGGAGAAAGGCATCGTTTAAATGCTCAAGTTCGTTTTTCAAAAAAACTGAATAAATTAGGAGTTCGTTTTAATTTAAATAATCGATTTTTTTACAATTCTGCAAACTCAATAGTTAATTTTAATTTAAATAAAATCGAATCTCAAGATATCTCTACAAACTTTGTAATTCAGAATACAAGAAAGAGAAAAGTGGATTTGAAAGCTGGTGTTTTTTATGGTGTAAATAATACAAGTTTTTCTATAGAAAAAGATTTGGATAGAAAATTTACAACACAAAAATATTTTGGAATGGTAGATGTTGATGCTACCAAAAGACTAAATCTAAACACACAATTAGATTATATTATTTATAATGATGATAAGTTTGATATTCATCAAGAACTACCAATTTGGAATGCAGCAATGTCTTATTCATTGTCTCCAAAAAATAACATTGTAAAATTGGTATTAATCGATTTATTAAATAAAAATGTAGATGTTTTTAGAAGAAGTACAGATAATTTTTTCGAAGAAACTATAGGACAAAGTTTAGGTAGGTATGTAATTTTAAGTTACACTTACAGACTAAATAACGGAAAAAGAAAGCCTAAACGTAAAAGTAGTTAGGCTTTCTATAAAATCTTATTTTGATGTTAACATTTCTGGAGTAGCAACAGTTCTAAAACCCATATGGTCTGAACCAGAATCTATAGCTACGCCCATTTTTGCTGATATTCTAAAACTTGCACAATACGACTCGTGGCATAAAAAAGAACCACCTTTCATAACGTGTTCTACTTGATAAGGATTACTTGGACTATAAGATCTTTCAGCTCCTCTAGGATTTAAAAGAGGTTGAGAAATATCTAATTCTTGATAATGATTTACGTTAAATAAATCGCTTGTTAATTCCCAAACATTCCCTAGCATATCATACAAACCAATACTATTTGGTGGGTAAGATTTGGTAGCAGAAATAAATTCAAAACCATCTTTAGATTCATTTTTAGTAGGAAAAACACCTTGCCAAGTATTTGCATTTGAGTTTAAAATTGATGCATCATTCCCCCAAGTATAAATAGTATTTGTGTTGTTACCTTGAGCAGCAGATTCCCACTCTGCTTCTGTAGGTAAACGTCTGTTGGCCCATTTACAGTAAGCCAAAGCATCTTCTAGAGCAATATGTACAACAGGGTAATTATCTTTACCTTCAATAGAAGATTCTGGTCCTGAAGGATGTCTCCAATCAGCACCAATTTTCCAAGTCCACCATTGTTGATAATTGTTCATATTTGCAACTGCGTTTACATTTTTATTAAAAATTAAACTACCAGGTTGTAAAATAGAATCGTGAGGTTTTGGAGTTCCTGGAGGTAATTGAGCTTTCATTTCTTCCCAATCAATTTTGCGCTCTGCAACAGTTATATAATCAGTTGCTTTCACAAAATCGGCGTATTGTTTATTGGTAACTTCATTTACATCAATATAAAAACCATCAACAGTAACTTTATGCGCAGGTTTTTCTCTGGGCATAGCAAATTTATCAGATTCTTTTGCACCTCTTATAAAAGTTTTTCCTGCTACCCAAATCATGTTTTTAGGTGTTTCTATTGCTGATGATGTATTGTTGTCCGCAGGTTTTTTAGCTTCGTTTTTACAGCTAGATATTAATAAAACCAATGAAAGTAAAATAGAAGTAAAATAGAAAAAGCTTTTTTTAGAGTATTGTATCATTTAAGTGTTTTTTTTTGATATTAATTTTGGTTTATAAAAGTAATACTTAATCTTGCTTTAATGCTTAAAAGCCATTTGTTATTTTGGTTAAAAAGCGGTTAAAAGAACATTTATTCCAAAAATAAAACCATTTATTCTATTAAAAATATTGTTTTTAAAAAAATAGAAAACCTACCAGTTCCTACTAGTTGTTATTGTTATTTATTTTGTAAGTTTGTGGTATGGATATTGTTTTTCTTAAAAGTGATTCTGGTAAACCTAAATACAAGCAAATAATTGCTTCTATAGAAGATGCTATTGTTAGTGGCGTGTTAAAAAAGGGAGATAGATTACCTTCTTTAAATAAGATTAAAAACCAACATTCACTTTCTAGAGATACTGTTTTGTCTGCTTTTAATGAGCTAAAAAATCGCGGAATTATACATTCTGTGGTAGGTAAAGGCTATTACGTATCAACAGAAAATGTAAATATAGAACAGAAGGTTTTTTTACTTTTCGATGAATTAAATTCTTTTAAAGAAGATTTGTATAATTCGTTTTTACAAGGTTTAGATGAAAATATTCAGGTAGATATCTTTTTTCATCATTTTAATAAAGACGTTTTTGCAAAGCTAATTAATGATAATATTGGCAAGTATAGTTACTACGTTATAATGCCTGCAAATTTAGCAGATACAGAAAAGGTAATAGACAATCTGCCAACCGAAAAAGTATATATTTTAGATCAAGTACATAAGAGTTTATCTCAATATTCTGCTATTTATCAAAATTTTGAAAAAGATATTTTTAAAGGTCTTTCTTTAATGCTGATGAATATTGTAAAATATGAGAAAGTAATTTTAGTATTTTCAGAAGAAAAACAACCTAAAGGTATTTTAAAAGGCTTTCAATCATTTTGTAATCAGTATAATATAACTTCAGAGGTTATTCCGTCTATGAAAAAGAGAGTTATAGAAAAAGGTGAGGTTTATATCGTTTTAGAGGATAAAAATTTAATAAGAATCATAAAAAATATCAAGGAAAAAAAATTAACTTTAGCAAAAGATATTGCTATTGTTTCTGTTAATGACAATATGCTTAAAGAAATTGTAGAAGGTGGTATTACCACAATTTCTACAGATTTCAAGTTAATGGGTAAAAGATTGGCAGAAATGATTCTTAATAAAGAACAAGTGAAAATTGAAAACCCTAGTAGTTTAATCTTAAGAAAATCTATATAACGTGTACAAAGTTAAAACCTTATCAGAAAATGGATTGAGTTTTATAGAATTACAAAACTCAACAAAAACCACCACAGCAAAAATTTGTTTAGAACAAGGAGCAAGATTGCAAGAGTTAAAATTTAATGATGTTTATTTAATTAAAGAACAGCCAAATTTCGACTATGCTTCATCTTATGCTTCGTCAATTTTATTTCCGTTTGCAAGTAGAATTAAAGACGGTAAATACAGGTTTCATGGCGCAGATTATCAACTCAATAAAAATGATGCAGGTAAAAGTGCCTTACATGGTTTAGTTTATGACAAAAAGTTCGATCTTTTTGAGCCAGAAGAACATCAACATTGTTGTTTTGCAACCTTTAATTATTATGAATATGAATTGAGCGAAGGTTTCCCTTTTACATATATTATTTCAGTTACTTACACACTTTTCGAAGATCATTTAAGAATGAATGTAAGTGTTAAGAATACAGATGATAAACCTTTTCCATTTACCTTAGGTTGGCATCCTTATTTTAATTGTAGCGATTTTAAAAACAGTAATTTATCTTTTAGTAGCGATAAAAAAGTTGTATTCGATAAAAACCTAATCACTAAAGAAGTTGTTGCAGAAAAAACACCAGAGGTTTTTAACTTAGAAGACAAACAATTAGATGATTGTTTTATTTTAAATGATAATAAAGTTGGCTTTTCAACACCAGATTATAAAATTGAAATATCACAGAATTCACAAGAGAATTTCTTACAATTATACACACCTAAAGATGTACCTGTAATTGCTGTAGAGCCTATGACTGGTATTTCTGATACTTTTAATAACAAAATCGGAATTCAGGTTTTAGAACCAGGGAGAACTTTTTCCTTAAACTGGAACTTAAAACTGATTAACTAAAAACAAAACAATAATGAAGGAAGCTTTTATTAATGAAGTTAAAACTAAATTTTTATCCACTTTTAGTACAGAACCAATGCTTGTTTTTTCTCCTGGTAGAATAAATATTATTGGAGAACATACAGATTATAATGGTGGCTTTGTATTTCCTGCTGCGGTAGATAAAGGTATTTATGCTGCAATTCAAAAAAGCGATTCTGGCAGTTCTACTGCAATTGCAGTAGATTTAGATAGCACCATAGAGTTTGAATTAGATAAACTAAAACCATCTAAAGAAGGTAGTTGGGAAAACTACGTTTTTGGTGTGGTTGCAGAAATACAAAATAGAAATAAAGTTGTTGGCGATTTTAATATCATTTTTAAAGGAGATATTCCTGGTGGTGCAGGTATGTCATCATCAGCAGCATTAGAGAATAGTGTGGTATTTGGTTTAAACGAGTTATTTAATTTAGGCTTAACCAAAACAGAAATGATTTTAATTTCTCAGAAAGCAGAACATAATTATGTAGGTGTAAATTGCGGAATTATGGACCAGTATGCAAGTATGTTTGGTATCGAAAATAATGCTTTATTATTAGATTGCAGAACAATAGAAGCGAAGTCTTATGAAATCGATTTTAAAGACCATCAATTGATACTCATCAACACAAACGTAAAACATAGTTTGTCTGATAGTGCTTATAATGATAGAAGATCGGCTTGTGAAAGTATTGCAAAATTACTTGAAGTAGATACTTTAAGAGATGCTACAGAAGCAGATTTAGAAAAAATTATTGATAAAGTTACACCAGAAAATTATCAAAAAGCGTTGTATGTAATTCAAGAAATTGAAAGAACACAAAAAGCTGCAAAAGCCATAGAGGAAAATGATTTAGAAACTTTAGGTGGTTTGATTTATGCATCACATAATGGTTTGCAACATCAATATAAAGTAAGTTGTGACGAGTTAGATTTTTTGGTAGACCAAGCTAAGAAAAACAAAAATATTTTAGGAGCAAGAATGATGGGTGGTGGTTTTGGTGGTTGTACCATTAACTTAATTGCCAGAGATGAAGTAAAAGCATTTGCAGAATCTGCTTCTAAAGCCTATAAAACTAAATTCGATAAAGACTGTTCTGTATATTTTATAGAATTATCTCAAGGAACGCATTTGGTAAATTAAACTTGAATTAAAATAGTAAGAAATTAAAATAATGGAAAATACAAATTTGCAAGATTACTCTCATAAAAGATATAACATCTTAACAGGAGAATGGGTTTTGGTTTCTCCTCATAGAGCAAAACGACCTTGGCAAGGTCAAAACGAAGAAATTTCTACAGAAAAAAGACCTTCTTATGACGAAAACTGCTATTTGTGCCCAACAAATACAAGAATTAATGGTGAAGTAAATCCAGATTATAAAGACGTTTTTGTTTTTACAAACGATTTTGCGGCGCTGCAAAAAGATTCACCTACTTTTAGTGTAAATGACGGTTTATTTAAAGCAGAAAGCGAAAAAGGAATTTGTAAAGTAATCTGTTTTAGTCCAGATCATTCTAAGAGTTTGGCAGAAATGGAAGTGGAAGATATTAAAAAAATTGTGCACGTTTGGCAAGAAGAATATGCAACTTTAGGCGAAAATGAAATGATTAATTATGTTCAGATTTTCGAAAATAAAGGAGCTGTAATGGGGTGTAGTAATCCACATCCTCATGGACAAATCTGGAGTCAATCTACTCTACCAAATGAAGTTGATAAAAAAGATAGACATCAAAAGGAATATTTTAATAAAAATAACACTAGTCTTTTAGCAGATTATTTATTACAAGAATTAGAAGCTAAAGAAAGAATTATTTTTGAAAATGATGATTTTGTTGTGCTTACTCCTTTTTGGGCAGTTTGGCCTTTCGAAGTTATGATTGCTCCTAAAAAAGCAAAAAAGAATATTTTAGAATTATCAGATACAGAAGCTAGAAATTATGCAAAAGCAATTTCTGTAATTACAAGTACTTATGATAAGTTATTTAATACTTCATTTCCATATTCTAGCGGAATTCATCAAGCGCCAACAAATGGAGAAGAAAATGAGCATTGGCATTTTCA contains:
- the metF gene encoding methylenetetrahydrofolate reductase [NAD(P)H], with product MKITDHIKKADGKTLFSFEIIPPKKGNNIQDLYNNIDPLMEFNPPFIDVTTSREEYVYIDKGNGLLDRKITRMRPGTVGICAAIKHKYNVDTVPHVLCGGFTKEETEYVLVDCQYLGIDNVMALRGDAMSHQKYFKPNEGGNHFAKDLVAQINDLNSGKYLHNVVEADKSSDFCIGVAGYPEKHLEAPSLQTDLKRLKEKVDAGADYVVTQMFFDNQKYFAFVDAAKKAGINVPIIPGIKPIAVKRHLQLLPQVFRIDIPEPLITEVEKCKTNKDVRKVGIEFAIQQSKELLAAGVPVLHYYSMGKSDNVQAIASELF
- the trxA gene encoding thioredoxin; this encodes MALEITDANFDEVVLKSDKPVLVDFWAAWCGPCRMVGPIVDEIHAEYDGKAVVGKVDVDANQEFAAKYGVRNIPTVLIFKNGEVVDKQVGVAPKNVYTGKIDAAI
- a CDS encoding M1 family metallopeptidase, which gives rise to MNKYIFFLCFLFFISCDKIEDESKSKVETGISLELAKYRKLQISDVVYNLHFKIPEEKQAAIASRLQMLFKVNDLKENFLLDFNEEATKLKSLNINGKTVEINAFNEHIIIDKTDLVLGNNTLEISFDAGEQSLNRNDEFLYTLLVPDRASTLFPCLDQPDIKAKYNLRITAPKDWKVLAGAFEESAIEVGDFIEHTFATSDLMSTYLFSFVAGKFTEETKNPGAFDMRFLYRENSKEKIDESVDRVYKIHQNAIDFLEDYTAVDFPYQKMDFAAIPPFQYGGMEHVGAIQYRQSSLFLDKNATQNQKLGRAKLIAHETSHMWFGDLVTMRWFNDVWMKEVFANFMADKIVNPVYPEINHTLSFMMSHYPSAYSEDRTKGTNPIRQNLDNLKNAGSLYGRIIYNKAPIMMRQLETLLGKDAFQEGIQDYIKTYKNSNADWEELVAILDEKSTDDIKTWSDVWVNSSGRPIFTEEIEYNSRGHVTKFILHQNAEDGSDKIWTQSFKIQLRDARGFIKNINIKNMGKSFDVTEAVKGFKPGQILYNTNGFGYGVFPIYKDEVYTYKDVKDEVSRGYQFINLYENMLIGEIAPIEVYKFYLEDVRQENNELILGYITNGLNTIFWKFLNEKQREDWLPITEKVLKETLSKNKPKNIKKIVYNLLSKVGYNKSSQKTLYALWSKEGEVENLFLNENDYTALAMKLAIYEHPKSKEILEQQLIRISNPDRAKRFSWLLPSLAPKSTDRDLFMTSLLDKENRQNESWVLAALNNIHHPLRQTAASKHLRPMLAKLEEVQLTGDIFFPKRWLTSSFGHYSSIEANDIVEEFRRENPNYNPVLINKLLQSTDDSFKAEKIRKVE
- a CDS encoding DUF58 domain-containing protein, which translates into the protein MKLSEVKSSEIKNLDLLAKQVVEGFITGIHKSPFHGFSVEFSEHKLYNKGESTRHIDWKLFAKTEKLYTKKYEEETNLRCHIIIDNSASMHYPIVKKQTINQLNKVGFSAIAAASLMEILKRQRDAVGLSIYSDRYEYYAPEKGSERHRKMLLNQLEQLLVSNSTSNTETYQYLHEIAEKIHRRSLIFLFTDMFQTSKEDEVLFDALRHLKYNKHEVVLFHTYDEKTEVGFNFDNAPKKFVDVETGEEINVFAENVQEKYKELAQSYFKSLKNKCLQYKIDYVPLDINKGYNDILTAYLLQRKKNK